The genomic interval CGAAGAAGAGCTTGCTGTGGTCAACGTTCGGCAGCTTGCCGAGATCGTCGTGCATCGGGAACTTCACGAACACGGTCGTGCACGGATCGTCCTGATACTCGATCTCCGCCTCGGCGAGGGCGGTCTCGTCGTGGGCGCACCAGTACACGGGCTTGAGGCCCTTGTAGATGTGGCCGTTTTGATACATCTTGCCGAACACGCGCACCTCGTCGGACTCAAAGCCCTTGTTCATGGTCTTGTAGGGGTGCTCCCAGTCGCCCATGACGCCCATGCGCTTGAAGCCGGCCATCTGGCGGTCGATGTATTTCTGCGCATAGTCGTGGCACGCGCTGCGGAAATCGGCGATGCTCATGGCCTTGTGGTTGAGCTTCTGCTCCTTGATGATGGCGCTCTCGATGGGCATGCCGTGGTTGTCCCAGCCGGGGATGTAGGGCGTGTAGTAGCCGCGCATGGCGTAGGAGCGGATGATGAAGTCCTTGAGCGCCTTGTTGAGCGCGTGACCCATGTGGATGTCACCGTTGGAGAACGGAGGGCCGTCGTGCAGGCTGAAGCGCGGCTTGCCGTCGTTCTTTTTGAGCATTTCGTGGTACAGGTCCATGTCGTACCAGTGCTGGAGCATCTCGGGCTCCCGCTTGGCAAGGCCGGCACGCATGGGGAAGTCTGTTTTCGGCAGATTGATCGTGGCGTTGAAATCGTTCTTGGACATGGTTCTATCTTTCTCCTCTCAGAGTTGTATTTCCATCAAAAATTGTGCAGGGCGGTACGGCACCGGCCGTCCCGCCCTGGTTGATTGCATGTTCACTCAGCTGTTATGCAGGAAGTGATAAAGCTGCGTGGCGTCATCTGCTGCACTGTCGGCCGCGGTGTCGTCGGTCTCCACCGGCTGCGCCTCCACAGGGGCGGCGGACACGTGGGCTGCTTGCGCAGGCTGCTCGACGGCCGGGGCTTCCGGCTGCGCGGGCTGCTCGACCGGCGCGGACACCGGCTCGGCCGGGGCTGCGCTCACGCTCGCCGGCTGCGCAGCAGGCTGCGCAGCCGCGGTTTTCGACCCGGAGAGCTTATCCAGGTACTCGAGCTGATTCATGCACAGATTACGCACATCTTCCAGAAATTTTGCGCAGGACGTTTTGGCGTTGAGGAGTTTGGCTTCCTCGTTGGCGGTTTCGTGCTGGAGGCCGCCAAGTATTCGGTCGGACGTGTTCTTGGCCTCGCCGAGTATCTTGTCGGCGCGGGCCTGGGCATCGTCCTCTATCTGCTTGCCGACCTTCTGGGCCGACAGTATGGCCAGACGCATGGCGTCTTCGCTGGCGCGGTACTCTTCTATCTTATCGACCAGCACCTTCATCTTGCCCTTGAGCACGGCAACTTCCTTCTGCGCGTTGGCAAGCTCGGTGGCCACTTCTTCCTGATAGTTCTGCACGGCGGCCATGTCGTATCCGCCGAACATCGCTTTTTCAAACGTTTTTTCCCGAATATCCTGAGGAGTCATGTTGGATAATCCTCCATTCTTTCTATAGGTGTACTACACGATAGGCGCTGTCAGAGACAGTATGCCCGGATTTACAGGTGAAACTCGCCCGACTCCATATCGTCGAGCTGGTCGCCCATGAGGTCGACATTGAATGGCGTGATGATATACGTCGCGCTGGCCACGCGGCGGATCTTGCCGTCCTGCGCGTAGGCGACGCCGGACAGAAAGTCGATCAGCCGGCGGGCGACCGCCGGATCGGTCTTTTCCAGGTTGAGGAGCACGGCGCGGCGATCGCGCAGATGCTCCGCGATCTCGGACGCGGCCTCAAACTGCTTCGGCGCAGCGACCACGACCTTGAGCTGGCCGCCGCCGTTGTTGAGATTGACGACCTTGTCGGCCGCGCGGCTGTCGCCTCTCGGCGCATAGCTCGGCGCGGGGCGCTCCGATTCCGACGGCTCGTCGTGCACGAAGGCGCTCCTTTTCGGTGCGGGCGCCGGGCGGCGGGCCGCAGCCGGACGCGCCTGCGCCGGACGGGCCTGTGCCGGGCGTGCCGGCGCGGGCTCTTCCGCGACCGGAATTGCTTCATCCTCATCATCGAAAAACTCGTCGTCGTCATCATACGGACGGGTCATTTTTTTCAGTTCATCCAAAAATCCCATTCGGGACCCCCCTTTACGTGCCGGCGGCTGCCGTGCCGCTGCACTGATCTCTGCGGAGTGTGCCGAGACGGCGCTCAGTGCCGGGAATAATCCCGCGCGCCAAAAATCGACGAGCCGACGCGCACCATGTTCGCACCGGCGGAAATGGCGTCTTCAAAGTCTCCGCTCATACCCATGGACAGAAAGTCCATAAAAACATTATCGTATTTTTTTCTGCCGATGTCAACAAAAAGCTCATGCATTTTCGCAAAATATGCATGATTTCCGTCGGAAGTTTCTGCCACGGGCGGGATCGCCATCAGGCCGCGGACGCGAATATGCGCGCAGCCGGCGGCCGTTTCCAGCAATTCCGGCAGGGCGGCGGGGGCCACGCCGCTCTTGGCGGCCTCGCCGCCGATGTTCACTTCCAGCAGGATGTCCTGCACGATGCCCTGCCCGGCCGCGCGCTTTTCGATCATGGCCAGAAGCTCCGGCGAATCCACCGACTGGATGAGATCGACCTTTCCCACGACCTGCCGGACCTTGTTCGTTTGCAGGTGGCCGATGAAGTGCAGCGGCGCGCCGGTGTAGGCGCCCTGGGCGAGCTTTTCGGTCATTTCCTGCACGCGGTTCTCGCCGCAGGCGTCGATCCCGGCGGCGACGGCCTCGCGCACGCGCGCGGCGTCGTTCATCTTCGTTGCGGCCACGAGCGTGATGTCGGCGCCCGTGCGGCCCGTAGTGCGGGCGGCGGTGTCGATGCGCGCGCGGATGGCGGCAATGTTTTCGGCAATGGTGCTCATAGTGGGTGGCGCCTCCTTATTTCACGACCTGCCCGTTGGACAGGCCCTTGCCGGTGACGACGATCTCGTTGCCGGCGCGCAGGGCGTTGCTCTCCGTGCTCTGGGCGACGAGACAGTAGTCGTCGGTCTGATAGATGATCTCGATCGGTTTTTTCTCCAGCTGCGCCGCCGTGACGACGTAGACGAACGCCTGCCCGTCATCGTCCATATGCACGGCCTTGAGCGGGACGCGCAGGCCGGTGTGCTCGCTGTAGACGACGTCGGCCGTCGTCTTGCGCATGGCCAGCGTGTCGGAAAGCGCCGCGTTGCACGCGAACACGACGGCGACCTTGCCGCTGTCGTCCGGCTCGCTCTTGCTCATCACGGTTGCCGAGACGGTGCCGGTGTAATGCTGCGGAAAGTCGAGCGTGGCGCTGCCGTTCAGGTTCAGGCGGTCGGCGTCGGCCTTGTTCATGACGGAGGCGAAGTACCACTTTTTCGCCGTGACGAGCTTGCCGATCGCGTTGGCGGGTGTGGCAGGGGTCGTGCGCTCGAGCGCGTCCACGCCGTCGGGCGTGAGGTTTTCGAGCATGTCCGGCGTGAGCGATTCGTATCCGTCGGTCGTGGACGTGAACAGGCCCGCGGCCGGGGCCGTGATGCTGCCGCGGCCTGCGCCGGCGTTTTCGAGCTGGTGCAGCTCGGCATTGAGCGCATCGAGGTCGCCCTGCGAGACGGTGCCGGTCGCAGAGCCAAAGAGCAGGGAGCTGAGATCCATGCAGAGGTCATCCAGCTCCGAGGTGCTGCCGGCGGAGACGGCGGCGTTGAGCTGCAGGATGGCGCTGCGCACGTCGCTGTCGCGGTCGGACGCGCCGGAGGCGCTGCCCGCGCGCGAGAGCAGGCTCGAGACGTAGGCGATCTCTTTTTTTAGCTCGCGGGCGCGGCTGGCGCTGTCGAGCGCGGCCTTGGAGTCCACGCCGATGGCGATCTCACCGCCGCTTGCGACCTCCTTGCCGTCGTCCACGGACAGGGACAGAAATTCCTTGTCCGAGGCGATGACCTGCTCCTCGCGCACGACGATGCCGCTGGCCTGTCCGCTCTCGCTGACGGTCACGAGCACCGCCGGGGCGGTGGCGTAGGATTGCTGCGTCGAGCGAAACAGGTACACGCCCAGATACACGAGCATGGCCACGAAGAGCACGAACATGGCGATGTTCGTGAAGGTATTCGTTTTCTTCAAATCCGGCCCTCCTTTCGGCGGGGGGCGGCGGGGAGATCAGCCCTGCAGCTCGAGCGAGACCGGCCGCGCCGGGGCGACCGTCGAGATCGCGTGCTTGTAGATCATCTGCTGCCGGCCGTCGGCGTCGATGAGCACGACGAAGCTGTC from Clostridiales bacterium carries:
- a CDS encoding YggS family pyridoxal phosphate-dependent enzyme, producing the protein MSTIAENIAAIRARIDTAARTTGRTGADITLVAATKMNDAARVREAVAAGIDACGENRVQEMTEKLAQGAYTGAPLHFIGHLQTNKVRQVVGKVDLIQSVDSPELLAMIEKRAAGQGIVQDILLEVNIGGEAAKSGVAPAALPELLETAAGCAHIRVRGLMAIPPVAETSDGNHAYFAKMHELFVDIGRKKYDNVFMDFLSMGMSGDFEDAISAGANMVRVGSSIFGARDYSRH
- a CDS encoding cell division protein SepF, whose protein sequence is MGFLDELKKMTRPYDDDDEFFDDEDEAIPVAEEPAPARPAQARPAQARPAAARRPAPAPKRSAFVHDEPSESERPAPSYAPRGDSRAADKVVNLNNGGGQLKVVVAAPKQFEAASEIAEHLRDRRAVLLNLEKTDPAVARRLIDFLSGVAYAQDGKIRRVASATYIITPFNVDLMGDQLDDMESGEFHL
- a CDS encoding DivIVA domain-containing protein, which encodes MTPQDIREKTFEKAMFGGYDMAAVQNYQEEVATELANAQKEVAVLKGKMKVLVDKIEEYRASEDAMRLAILSAQKVGKQIEDDAQARADKILGEAKNTSDRILGGLQHETANEEAKLLNAKTSCAKFLEDVRNLCMNQLEYLDKLSGSKTAAAQPAAQPASVSAAPAEPVSAPVEQPAQPEAPAVEQPAQAAHVSAAPVEAQPVETDDTAADSAADDATQLYHFLHNS